tttatttttgagtaactttagttttttttttttttcagatgagtTTAGTGACCATTTTCACAAGTGTTTTCAttgagggtttttgtttgttaaaatttTGGTGTCTATTATGTTATGTTAGAGTGCCGGTGTTCCCTTGGGGACACCGACTTGATGGGGGGGGGTGTGTGACGGCCCCTGCTTAGGTGTCTGAGAGTGTACTTGGTGGTGATGTCATTCTGTGTTCTCTCTTGAGGATGAAGCTGAGACATCACAGTGATTGGGAGCACCTGGGCCTGGTGTTCCTGAGGGCCTTAAAAGGGCCAGATCCAGCGtggctctttctctctctcccctgCCGACCAGCACCTTTTGTTTGatttactttttgtttctttcagccaCACAACCTTACACCTATACTATCCACATGCACACCACTGATACTACTGACTTACACACCTCATATTTATTGTAAACTTTGGTTATTTTGCGTTatactttaataaatattttgtattAAGTTAGCACTGTGTACTCCTCCCATCTTTTTGTCATGGCCTAGAGCCGGGTTATGACAATTGTTatagtgcaaattagtcagttttatacagagtgcaaaTATAAGTTTGTGAATGGGTGAATTGGAGTCAGGGGGATACTGCTTGGCTCATGAAGTGTTCATTAGAGTGACGGCCTGAGGGAAAAACTGTTCTTATGTGTGGCTGTTTTGGCGTACAGTGCTCTGTATGTCACCTGCAGGAGGGAAGAAGTTCAAACAGGTTGTGACCGGGGTGTGATGGGTCTGTAGAGATGTTTTTCCTTTTACAATGcctcatattacacattaaatgcaacttctgtcagttttgagtatgaactgaataagaccctgaagtgacccgcatgtgcaaaagaggtcctgaggcATGCACTGTTTACTGAAGTGATACTCCTGGGATGCTGAattgacgtttgttgcattttgatgatgtaaaggttggataaatgcaaaTGGCAAAACATCAGATAGGTACtgaatttaggaccacacatgaaagtggcctgggttggattcgGAAAAATCAGATTGGTACTGTCTTCAACAGATCGGACACAGCTCacatataggcaaaaaaaatcggatgtgGGCCACatctgcctgcagtctgaacgtagccttcaTCACCTGTCCAACGATATCCCATAAAGCCTTTGTGGACTACTGTCACAAATTCACTCCAGTATTCCACCATTTTTGTAAAGGGGTAGAGTCTGTCTGAATGGACCTGTTACCTTGTTACATATGATCCCTGTTTCAGTAACAATGTTATTCATTTAATGACATTCTACAGATTTTTGGTTGACTGGAGAAAATGATCAATAgcaacatcaacaaaataatccaaatacctgagactggaaaatgtgtttaattactaTTATATATTAGGGCCTATAGTACAGTGTACTAGTTGTGGTTTGAGGTCCAATAAATATTAAGTTAAATAAAGTACCTGTCTATACTTTCCTACTTTCtgcaactggcccgtgaaacCCGCTCAAACATCCTAATTCTTTAACATATTTGAAGATTTTTCAAAAAAAGTAACATAATGATTACTTTCCccggtaactaattacatttatgaaggagtaattcagtTATTATTCAGTTAagtttttgggaaagtaactagtaagtataattaattacttaaaaatacttaaaagtaatttgcccaacactaaTTATGACAATTATGCCTAATCTCCACTTACTTTAGCATGTCcatcacagcaacaacacaaataatttatttttatataattgcAAATAATTTATGGCTATCAGGGGTTAATGGTTcttgaaataaaacataaaataatggaATATGAGTGTGAGGGTAAACATACTCTGTGTTGCTCTCCTCTATATTCTAGATGTCAGTTCAGTTTTGATACAATAGACGTCAAAAGCCTCCTACTGATGGACTGGATAAATGGATGGATCACATGTTTTCATCTGGTTTTCTTCTTAAATGGGGCACACACCTGAGCTGATAATGAATCCATCAGATCAGCTTCAGCCGGGTGGAGTCCCGCTCAGTCTGAGTTCACGGACGTCAGTGAAAGTCAAGTCATGTACTACGTCTATATTCTTAGTGCGTTGTACATGTCAGATGTTCATTTATGTGAAACCAGTAGCTGCTGCCATTTTGACCTGGACTCCATGGAAGAAGAGAACTTGGATCTCAGTGGAATCTatctgaataaataaaacataaacataatgagTGTTGTTTAAATATTCCAGTTTCAAGTCTTTATGAGAACAATGTCCATGACTTACTTTACTCTTGTTTGATATTTAATGAATAGCTCTGTCACACATTTAATGTATAATCACTGAAAAATTAAGAGATTCTCTGGTCTTCCTCATTAAAGGCATTTATTCTAGAAACTACTACCAACATTTCAAATAAAATAGCCATTTAAAACATGTATTTGCATAACATTAAGATTAATTACAACAAAATAATaggccaaaataaaataaaacaaaatatagtGTCTACATGCTTTGTTAATGCAAAGTCAATGTACAATTCATATTCACTTGTAAACACTCAATAATAATGACTGAATATAAGAAGAGTGTGGTATCAGTATTTGGTGGATTAGCTCTAATTTTCAGTCTCAGTGTTGATATGTTTAATTAAACTGTTTTGTTTCCGTTCTTTCTTTGCACCGTCGAATGCACTGTGTCACTTCTAGAGCTGAACTGCAGTGGCTCAGCTTTGTCTGTTGGACTGTGACCCTCCATCTTCATCAGGTTCACATTCAGAGGTTTTTAGTGACATTTGAGTGagctttttttttgcctgaacTGATGACGTTTGCATTTGGAGCAACATCCCCCTCTAGTGGTCATTAGGAGCTACATGGGCTTGGTTTGGTGtcgatggaaaaaaaaaaaccttcacatctggtttaattatttatttattaattttactgAAGCTAAAACTGCTGTAATGAAAGAAACATTTCACTGTGAATCTAAAATGCTCAATGTAAAAGCTAAGAAATTAGTTTTGAGGGTGCTTTATATCAGTGTGtaggatttatttatttggtaATAATGTTTTCACTTGTATATAATCACCTGAataaaaaaattttgtttcattatCTCAGGATGAGCTATTTATGAAGCAGAAGTGCCAAGTTTCTATAGTAGCTTCTGTTCCTTTTGTTCATTCCATTTAATGTTCTATCAagtgttattttgttttactgttcCTTTCACTAAAAAGTACAGATCAGACTGAATGAACTGACTCTAACCAGGATATTTCATGTTTCTCCAGCATGTTAGAATTTTGATTAATGCACAAGTCAGTATATAACCATTAGTAGTATATTGTGCAGTGTTTTCGTTTTATAAAATTCAGATTTTTCAATTTACTGAAGGAAATAAACTGTTGCAGTGAAAAGTGATTTAATGATGAAAGCACTGGATCCCAGATTGGAGAACTCAGTGGTGATCCTGTATTCCACTCAAAGACTGGGAATAATTTGTGTAGGTGACGGAACATTTACGTTAGACTAAATAATGACAGACTAGACGAGGACATGATAAAAGTATATGAATGGATGGGATGCAGACCTCAAAATTAGTTTCCTCCACCCACACCTTGTTTTTTTCCACCCAGTTCAGATGTAGGTGGTGATCGTGGTGAAGGATTCGATCTGGATATTTCTGACATGGATTCAACCcaaacaatgatgatgatgatgctgttgGTTCCTACAGCAGGAACCTGTCACAACCACAAGAACAAAAGACAAAGTCTGGAAGGTTTTGGAACAATTTAGAGCCAAGCTGATACTCAGGTTTATTCTACATAAGGcttattgtttatatctataaGAAAATTTAACTAAGTTAGTCTTTGTGTATTTACAATCCAAAAATAGAATGGACTGTAAATGCACAACTAAAGATATTGGTACAAGATTGTAAAGTAGTATTTTCTTtcatgttcctaaaatgtaaaatCTTTAAATATGATCATCTGTCTTACACCAATTCAGTGGAAATTAGTTTCATTTTAAATTAGTTAAAAATGTCTGGATGGAAAAACATTTGAACATATCGCCTCCAACTGAGGACAGACGGCCTCATATTACAAGGATACTAAAGAATAAGTTAGTCATAAATGTTTTATCTATTTTCAACACAGATTTTTtgattttattctaatattaaataatattctaatactaattGCACTACTGCTGCTATTATAAACAGATTTATATATGCACACTTCATATTCTGTTACTTTAGTCTTTATACCAcctctttatttttattgtatttttttaataaactgcaTGGCTTTATTAAgtacaaggtgagagagaaacagtatctcaatgcTCTGCACATCCtctgcatctagtgaattgacaacaATAAAAATCTTTGAATAAATAGTATTGTTAAACTCTAGTCATGTCGGTTTCATTTTCTGGGTTGCTTTAATTCTCTTTAGACTGCATGACTGTATGAAATGGGCTACATAAAGTTGAATTCCACAGATTTTGTACAATATCACTTATATTTAAAGTTATCTGGAAAgactgaaaatttaagtttgacaCAACATCGGTGACATGGACCAGCAAAAACAACAGCTGCAGCAACATTACACGACTGAACCAGTGACACCTCAGCAGAATGAAAGGAACATCTGCTGTGAAGGTACAGTCATAAGAGCTGCAGCTACAACAGGTTTGTTTATGCGCTTGCAAAAAGTTCTGTCTGAAAATGAGGCTTTCATAGTAAATTCACCTAAGATTATGTGTTTTTAGTCTCAGGTTCAACATATTTTTTACCTGATAATTAATGTAAATTCATAAAATGTGCTGGATTTTCATACACATCTGACAAAGTGACAAACGTTGGCACATTTTACAGTATGAGaatgtgaataaaacacacaaaccccttagtttttcagtttattggcaaaataaaacagaatgaatGTTGTGAGTACACACATAATAATCCAGCTAGCTACCAGAAGTCCATCTAGTTTTAACAGAACTAGAAATCACTATGAAGTTAAGGGGGTGTTTTTCATATAGGCtgtacataagaaaaaaaaaacaaaacagaaaatcagGATGATGTTTTTGTACATTATAAAAACTACACGACTTCTTGGCTCAAAGTTAAAATTGTacataaatgtgtttttaaatgatTTGCTGCATAAACAGTTTTTATTTCCATGATGTTTCTCCTCAAAATACATGTTAATTTCCCTTTCACATATTTCAAATGTAGTTTAAAGAAATAATTCACCCATCAAACGTTTGTCTTGTTTGAGATTTTATACCAAAAATACAGGTTTGTCTATGAACttaaagcttcttttttttttacaaaaaaggtTTGCTTTTGCTCGTCTTTCCGACAAGACAGTCTTCTTTAGTATCTCATTATTTCTATTACTTGAACAAAATTATTTCCTGATAATTAAGGAAAGAATGGGGGAAACaggtttaaaaaagaaaataaaggaaacacTGGCAGTATTTTTGGAAAATTCACACAAATAATGACTAAAATTATatacaaaatactaaaaacatttCACAATAACTCAAAACGCTGGTgtacaaaagttaaaaaaaaagaaaaagaaagaaagaaagaaacaaaaataaaaagaacaccCCGTAGGTGGAGGTTCCAGTTGTCCAAATCTGTTAAGTCTTAAACTTAGCTTAGATTCTGTCATTGTGGACAATTAATGATTTCTTTTCAGATTATTGTTGGGAAATAAACTAAAGACACAGCGACACTGTAATCTGAGCCTGAGAGAAAACGCACTATAAGGACAGGGAAGGAAATCACACACGATACTTCATCCTCTCTGTCTCATCATCCATCATTCCCTACTTCCCCCACCAAATTCTCCTCTTACTCCTCCTCTGCCTAAAGGTTCCAGTTTTTCACAAGCATCGCTCTTTGATACAAAGTTCACAACTAAAAGTCTCTAAAGTGCTCTGAAGACTggacaatacaaaaataaagaaagaagaaaacaaacaaaatataaagccaacacattattttacatttggaCAAAATGTTTCACCAAATACAGGGTGGAAAAACACATGACTCTgactccctctgtctgtctgtctgtgcatctGCAGTTCAGAGTGTCACTGGGTGTGCTGAGCTTCAGTACTTTGGCACTTTGGTGTAGTCCTCTGTGTGGACATTCCTGCACAGGCAGATGGACAGGATCATCCCCAGCAGctgcaacaacaaacaaacaaacatcagacACACGCTCACTTACAAACCTGGGTCACAAATAATTCAAACGGTGCTTTTCTGACACTGTGCAACACCGAACACAAGAGCAGGAGTCATGCAGTCATGTAGCATTTTTAACACTAGCCATATTTTCAGTTGCACATATGTAAGCATAGAAACCCTTGATTTAATCatataataaaccccgcccactcTGCGTTGGTACTGGTACTAACACACACAGTACTGCACTTTAAAAGTTAAACCAGACCCATTAGTGGCAGGACAGTAGCCTGGTCAGCCATCCCTCTTTCTCAATAAGAAATCCCTCTGGAatcgcggggcttgaatccaaatatgaaggcgggactaacaggcgccgagtaaaccaatcacagataagactgaggtgatgcttttgtcagagaaatttaagaatacaggatgtaatctgtaattcaaccctTATTTCTGAATCAAACAACCGATGACAGTTGCAAAGAGATCTGTGGAATTGGAACTGACTTTAACTTGCGACAACAtccgccccccagacttgtgattggctcggtatagaatagattgtgcatatttcacagcgactggcccaaTTTCCAGACTGTATTGTCAGTATagaatacactgagaaaatgggatggctggccaggctagtagGACTGGGCAATCTGACCAAAAGATGATGGTTAAAAGATCATCTTTTGAGGTAGAATCACAATCCAAATTCGCTTCTTAcaaaacagggatgtcaaactcattttagttctggcgccacattcaacccaatatgatctcaagtggtccggaccagtaaaataatagcataataaccaataaataatgaaaactccaaacttttctctttgttttagtgtgaaaaaagttaaactgcaccaagaaaatgtttatatttactgaaaaaaatgtgaataacatgaacaacctgaaatttcttaagaaaaaccaagtgcaattttaacaatattgtgcttcGTCTgatcatttatgcatgtacattacaacttacagatggtactggatctacaaagacataaaacatttagtaataggcaaaatattgttaaaattgcactaatgtttcttaggacatttcaggttgtttgtggttgtttatGTAATTCCACTTTACTATGAAAGATTACttcaaaacataaatattttcatgtaattttactttttttaactaaaacaaggaacatttttgagttttcatcatttctaggttattatgatagtattttactggtctgacccactttagatcgaatgagtctgtatgtggaacctgaactaaaatgattttgacactgttGACACTTAATATCGTCCGTATAATTTGTGCATTTACCAAACTCATccagtgggccagattggaccctttggcgggatggttttggcccacgggccatatgtttcaCACCCCTGCCATAAAATATTGCGAGTTACAACCAAAGTATTAGTTTTGctctagttttctctggtttctggagaCTTTGTGTGCATTGTATTTGACTATAAACCCTGAATGTTTGCATCATGTTTGATAAAAAATTATTACAACACTGATAATACCTAGATGAAACAAAGTCTTTTCCAGTACATACACCTACAAGGTTCCAATAATTATCTTGATAATGTGGCCTAATTTGTCCTGCTGAAGTTTTTTAAAGGATCAAAACCTTACACATAACTCTTAAAGCACCTGTGTGAATCAGACTCACTGTCTGAGCTCATAAGCCAGACCTGCAGCTCCTGGACTTATGTTAATTCTCTGTGTAACATTGTTTTGCTGCAGCTGAAGAAATAGcaaactctgcaagttaatgCAGACTAAAACACTTTAATGTGGACAAACGTTCAAGTATTGCTATACAGAATGAAGAAACTCATAAACCTTGGTCTTTTAATGCTACAAACCCATGGAGCAACAGTGTAAAATAATGTAATCATACTAGTAAAAAGGTTCTTGAAAGTATGTCATATGACACAAAATCAAAAtttgatctaaaccgtttaatacctattggtgcattaatcctatcgatacatgtaaataattggtgaaaaatgcagttcgtcatcttttcatggtcatcagatatgacccctttggacggtcagaggctccgaagtgaacatggaaacaccgtcatcttctacaacattgattcaccagtaaaacccatggagttggatcagtgacagtggatggagacacttgtttttatgttcagttaatgatagatttgactgaaaaagtcactttttcttcagcttttttaaaatttctgatataataaatctcaattttaatctgagcttttatgaacatttacatgatcagtaaaataactaTAGGaggatacctgattttcacttaaaaatgcaaaataaaagggataataatataataaatgatgataaatctcttaagaaaggttaaatatagagataaaTTAATTTGGGTGCTGCCATAAAAgtcgctctgggtctttatgggttaaaatgctgCAGTGTTGCGTCTCTTCGATAATGCTGCCTACCTCAATAAAAGCCACTCCGAGGCAGATTCCCAGGATGACCCACATGTTGGTGCGAAGCCAGCTCTCCACGCTGGCAGAACAGCCCTGATGTGACACAAAGCGAAGCACAGTCATCAGTTACACCTCAGCCAGTCTCACTTAGTCTGAAACTGGTGAGACCATAAAGAAGAGCGCTTTACCACGTCGTATACGGGCCAGTCGGGCGTCTGGGCCTCGCAGAAGCCGCTGTCGGAGAAGTTCCCAGTGGCCAGAGAGATGTTCTGGCAGGAGCAGGGGAAGAGCAGCTGAGAACTGTTGACGATCACCATGTTACCGTTCCAGTCCATTCGACCAGTCCATCCACAGCACTCCATCTGCACAGAGGAGCAGAGacaaacacagatgaacacacCTTTGTGAATAATTAAAGATTCAGGTTGGATTTGATTTTCAGCAAAAAACTGTGTTTCGACATAAGCGTCAGTGTTCTAGATGTGAgataaatgtttgactgttcaggttcagactATGGGGAAGTACTCCCATGATTATGAAACTAGTCTTTACAGGGACAGAGGTGTAATTTTCTGAGCAAAAAGAAAAGATCTACAAATAAAGTGGTACATTTACACAGGAAAATGGAAATAATCCGAGTTTCTACCTTAGCTATAACATCATAAAAACATCTGGGGTTGTGAATGCTGCTTCTTACTTATTACCACCTTACCTGACCTCCTATttcttcaagttttttttctcattaattgTAAATATAATCTTACACCTTTTCCTCATAACCTGATCCAGCCTAATAGAATGTAAtaattatatatttatgtatagttTCTCTACTTGCCCTTTTATTCTTTTGAGTATGTTTCATCAATCACTGAGTCACTCTGTTTTTTTTAGAgaaagcttcttcttcttcttcttcttcttcttcttcttcttcttcttcttcttcttcttcttcttcttcttcttcttcttcttcttcttcttcttcttcttcttcttcttcttcttcttcttcttcttcttcttcttcttcttcttcttcttcttcttcttcttcttcttcttcttcttcttcttcttcttcttcgagctacttttgtggcagctcctaaatagatttttgtcaatatttatcctttcttaagttatttatcaccatttattattatagcatcctctgtattttgttttttttctgtgaaaatcaggtattttcccatatttaattcactgaacatgtagatgttcataaaagcttgtggtaaagctgagggttattatgactttttcagtacaatatatcattaactgaacataaaccaagtgtctctatccactgtcactgatccaactccatgggttttactggtgaatcaatgatgtagaagatgacggagtttccatgttcactacggagcttgtGAAGgaccaaatgggtcacatctgatgaccatgaaaagatggcaaactgtattttacaccagttatttcaacGTATTAGCAGGTTTAATGGTTCAGAGGttttcaaacattttagatcagtagatgttttgggtcgccagtggctgtttgggtctttatgggttgatattaataataacaacagtaattATAATAGTTATAATAATTCTACAGTCTAAACAGCATTTAGAAAACCTTCAGCTTTGtatcaaataataaaaacattgtgTATAAGGTTGAGATTCTTGTCTGTATTAAAGGACTGGGggttttttgttcttattttagggCAAACCAATAAGGATGAAAGAAATGTGATTTCCCACTCACAGTCCTCTGGATGAAGTCCCAGGCCTGCTCTGTGGTGGAGTTGTTTCCAGGGTAGTTGTCCAGGACCTTGGAGACGATCTTCAACATCTCCTCATCCAGCTGAAAGTAAACAGGTTGTGGAGTTCACTGAGTGAGTCCTGTGAGTTTAAACGCCTGCTGGTGTGACCTCTGATTACAATTACAGTAGACCTGTCTGACAGAATGTTGTATTCAATAAACAGTTCATCCTGTATAGTTGTCATGAACAAGGAAATCAGACATAGACAAAAAAcctctcttttttgtttgtacTGGAATGCAGCCTTAAGTGGACACAGAACTGCAGTTTTGGTTCCTTTACACTGAACTACTTCTCAGTGACATATCGAGCTGATTATTACTCTTTAAACCCAAACCTGTGATTACTTCAACATAACCGTTGTGTACATTACACTAACTCAATTTAATATGTTATTCAACAATTCATATTGTATTGCAGATGTTCGCATCAACATGACGGTTAAACCTGTATGCTAAGATCTAAAGGCATGAAACGATTGACAAGAAAGTTACTATAATGCTACTCCCATTAGTGTCTttttctattatataaatatGTTTAATTCTACTCCCATTAGTGTCTttttctattatataaatatGTTTAATTCTACTCCCATTAGTGTCTttttctattatataaatatGTTTAATTCTACTCCCATTAGTGTCTTTTTCtattatataaatacatttaattcTACTCCCATTAGAGTCTTTTTCTATTATAATTCTACTCCCATTTGTGTCTTTTTCtattatataaatacatttaattcTACTCCCATTAGTGTCTTTTTCTATTATAATTCTACTCCCATTAGAGTCTTTTTCTATTATAATTCTACTCCCATTAGTGTCTTTTACTATTATAATTCTACTCCCATTAGTGTCGTTTTCTATtttataaatacatttaattCTACTCCCATTAGTGTCTTTTTCTATTATAATTCTACACCCATTAGAGTCTTTTTCTATTATAATTCTACTCCCATTAGTGTCTTTTTCTattttataaatatatttacttcTACTCCCATTAGTGTCTttttctattatataaatatGTTTAATTCTACTCCCATTAGTGTCTTTTTCtattatataaatacatttaattcTACCCAAACATTTCTTTTTGCCTCATTATTTAACATTGTTAAAGTTACCATTGCCAGGTTCCCTCATGGACTGACAGTGTTGTGTATAACGACCTACAAAGTAACATGTCCCAGTAACGCAACTactttttttcaggtaaaaagTAGTGTAACACGTTGCTATTGAAAATTTGGTAATGAAACGCAACTCCTTTTTCAATTCGGCACAATGTTACTTTTCTCAGGGAGAGACCTGACAACTATTACATACAATTTTTTCGCCCAATTTTTTACGCTCTAAGAATTATGTGCATGCTTCAAACGGTCGGGCATGGTCAAACACACTCTTTTTGATGTAAATACCCAGTAGTCATCCAGTAGTGAAACAGCTGTGCCTGCGCAATAGTCACAGGCTCTTATTTCACCTCGTTTCATCGGGTAACTAAACAACAGTTGGACAAAAAATGATAACCCTTATGTATTTAGTGTTCACCTGTTTGCCCATAAGACGTATGGAGGCTATGTTATTTCATACTGCTTGGTAGGGCTTAGTGGTGGTGTTGAAGCCTATAGTAGTCCAATGTTTTCTTGTCAAGTGCTctgtttgtggcattttttttttttttttacaacaaagaGCACAAAAGAAATACCTTTTATGTCCTCCATAGTAGAACTTTATGTAGCCctacacatttaagaacagatatgtggttctgccTAAAGTCAAGCAACATAAAAGTAACGTAAAAGCAACGAGTAACGTAAAAAGTTAGTTTCCAAAGAGGGCAACTaggtaaatcagtggttcccaaccttttttggctcatgaccccattttaacatcataaatttctggtgaccccagacattcaaaacggagatatttttttcctaaaattaatttgtttttgatcatgtaata
This sequence is a window from Sphaeramia orbicularis chromosome 3, fSphaOr1.1, whole genome shotgun sequence. Protein-coding genes within it:
- the LOC115414115 gene encoding CD82 antigen-like isoform X2, which produces MGKGCVTATKYFLFLFNLIFFLFGAIIMGFGLWLLLDNQSFIVVLSNSTSVKVACYILIGVGAFSMLLGFLGCLGAIYEIRCLLGLYFTCLLLILIAQIAAGALIYFQKDVLDEEMLKIVSKVLDNYPGNNSTTEQAWDFIQRTMECCGWTGRMDWNGNMVIVNSSQLLFPCSCQNISLATGNFSDSGFCEAQTPDWPVYDVGCSASVESWLRTNMWVILGICLGVAFIELLGMILSICLCRNVHTEDYTKVPKY
- the LOC115414115 gene encoding CD82 antigen-like isoform X1, with translation MGKGCVTATKYFLFLFNLIFFLFGAIIMGFGLWLLLDNQSFIVVLSNSTSVKVACYILIGVGAFSMLLGFLGCLGAIYEIRCLLGLYFTCLLLILIAQIAAGALIYFQKDVVSDLDEEMLKIVSKVLDNYPGNNSTTEQAWDFIQRTMECCGWTGRMDWNGNMVIVNSSQLLFPCSCQNISLATGNFSDSGFCEAQTPDWPVYDVGCSASVESWLRTNMWVILGICLGVAFIELLGMILSICLCRNVHTEDYTKVPKY